A window of Xiphophorus hellerii strain 12219 chromosome 19, Xiphophorus_hellerii-4.1, whole genome shotgun sequence contains these coding sequences:
- the LOC116709607 gene encoding alcohol dehydrogenase 1-like isoform X3, with protein sequence MATAGEVIRCKAAVAWEFNQPLVIEEVEVAPPQEKEIRIKIVATGVCQSDLYFLCKCLNQTMFPAVFGHEAAGVVESIGPGVTEFQPGDTVIPLFMPQCRECRLCKSPKTNLCVNGSAGRIDERSFERSRISCRGRKLLQFLGTSSFSEFTVVKEISVAKIDPAAPLDKVCLIGCAICTGYGAAVNTAKVEAGSSCAVFGLGAVGLAAVMGCRAAAASRIIAVDINPEKFEKAKVLGATDVVNPNDHSRPIQQVIQEMTGGGVDFSFECIGNVEVMRGALESCAAGWGVSVIAGWTDMQNFSAPPIQLMTGRKWTGTLFGGFKGKDGVAQMVRAYLDRKLMVDEFITHNLRLDQVNEAVELMKNGRWCDPKLRCSLHD encoded by the exons ATGGCCACAGCTGGAGAG GTCATCAGGTGCAAGGCAGCAGTAGCCTGGGAGTTCAACCAGCCTTTGGTGATCGAAGAGGTTGAGGTGGCACCGCCTCAGGAGAAGGAGATCCGGATCAAG ATCGTGGCAACAGGAGTGTGTCAGTCGGATCTCTACTTCCTGTGCAAATGTCTGAATCAGACGATGTTCCCGGCCGTTTTTGGCCATGAAGCAGCCGGTGTGGTGGAGAGCATCGGACCCGGGGTCACGGAGTTCCAGCCGG GAGACACAGTGATCCCGCTGTTCATGCCTCAGTGTCGGGAATGCCGCCTCTGCAAGAGTCCCAAGACCAACCTCTGCGTCAACGG GTCGGCCGGTCGAATAGATGAGCGGAGCTTTGAGCGCTCCAGGATCAGCTGCAGGGGCaggaagctgctgcagttcctgggaaccagcagcttctctgAGTTCACCGTGGTGAAGGAGATTTCTGTGGCCAAGATCGACCCGGCCGCGCCGCTGGACAAAGTCTGTCTGATCGGCTGCGCCATCTGCACCGGGTACGGAGCGGCCGTCAATACCGCCAAG GTGGAAGCGGGCTCCAGCTGCGCCGTGTTCGGTCTGGGAGCCGTGGGCCTGGCTGCGGTCATGGGCTGCAGGGCGGCGGCAGCCAGCAGGATCATCGCCGTCGACATCAACCCGGAGAAGTTTGAGAAGGCCAAGGTGTTGGGAGCCACGGATGTGGTGAACCCCAACGACCACAGCAGGCCCATCCAGCAGGTCATCCAGGAGATGACCGGCGGCGGAGTGGACTTCTCCTTCGAATGCATCGGGAATGTGGAGGTCATG CGCGGCGCCTTGGAGTCGTGCGCTGCCGGCTGGGGGGTCAGCGTGATCGCCGGCTGGACGGACATGCAGAACTTCAGCGCCCCGCCCATCCAGCTGATGACTGGACGGAAATGGACGGGAACTCTGTTTGGAG GGTTTAAAGGGAAGGACGGCGTTGCTCAGATGGTCAGAGCTTACCTGGACAGGAAGCTGATGGTGGACGAGTTCATCACCCACAACCTGAGGCTGGACCAGGTCAACGAAGCCGTGGAGCTGATGAAGAACGGCCGGTGGTGCGACCCGAAGCTCAGATGTTCCCTTCATGATTGA
- the LOC116709607 gene encoding alcohol dehydrogenase 1-like isoform X4 has product MATAGEVIRCKAAVAWEFNQPLVIEEVEVAPPQEKEIRIKIVATGVCQSDLYFLCKCLNQTMFPAVFGHEAAGVVESIGPGVTEFQPGDTVIPLFMPQCRECRLCKSPKTNLCVNGSAGRIDERSFERSRISCRGRKLLQFLGTSSFSEFTVVKEISVAKIDPAAPLDKVCLIGCAICTGYGAAVNTAKVEAGSSCAVFGLGAVGLAAVMGCRAAAASRIIAVDINPEKFEKAKVLGATDVVNPNDHSRPIQQVIQEMTGGGVDFSFECIGNVEVMRGALESCAAGWGVSVIAGWTDMQNFSAPPIQLMTGRKWTGTLFGGFKGKDGVAQMVRAYLDRKLMVDEFITHNLRLDQVNEAVELMKNGRCVRAVLSVAPQ; this is encoded by the exons ATGGCCACAGCTGGAGAG GTCATCAGGTGCAAGGCAGCAGTAGCCTGGGAGTTCAACCAGCCTTTGGTGATCGAAGAGGTTGAGGTGGCACCGCCTCAGGAGAAGGAGATCCGGATCAAG ATCGTGGCAACAGGAGTGTGTCAGTCGGATCTCTACTTCCTGTGCAAATGTCTGAATCAGACGATGTTCCCGGCCGTTTTTGGCCATGAAGCAGCCGGTGTGGTGGAGAGCATCGGACCCGGGGTCACGGAGTTCCAGCCGG GAGACACAGTGATCCCGCTGTTCATGCCTCAGTGTCGGGAATGCCGCCTCTGCAAGAGTCCCAAGACCAACCTCTGCGTCAACGG GTCGGCCGGTCGAATAGATGAGCGGAGCTTTGAGCGCTCCAGGATCAGCTGCAGGGGCaggaagctgctgcagttcctgggaaccagcagcttctctgAGTTCACCGTGGTGAAGGAGATTTCTGTGGCCAAGATCGACCCGGCCGCGCCGCTGGACAAAGTCTGTCTGATCGGCTGCGCCATCTGCACCGGGTACGGAGCGGCCGTCAATACCGCCAAG GTGGAAGCGGGCTCCAGCTGCGCCGTGTTCGGTCTGGGAGCCGTGGGCCTGGCTGCGGTCATGGGCTGCAGGGCGGCGGCAGCCAGCAGGATCATCGCCGTCGACATCAACCCGGAGAAGTTTGAGAAGGCCAAGGTGTTGGGAGCCACGGATGTGGTGAACCCCAACGACCACAGCAGGCCCATCCAGCAGGTCATCCAGGAGATGACCGGCGGCGGAGTGGACTTCTCCTTCGAATGCATCGGGAATGTGGAGGTCATG CGCGGCGCCTTGGAGTCGTGCGCTGCCGGCTGGGGGGTCAGCGTGATCGCCGGCTGGACGGACATGCAGAACTTCAGCGCCCCGCCCATCCAGCTGATGACTGGACGGAAATGGACGGGAACTCTGTTTGGAG GGTTTAAAGGGAAGGACGGCGTTGCTCAGATGGTCAGAGCTTACCTGGACAGGAAGCTGATGGTGGACGAGTTCATCACCCACAACCTGAGGCTGGACCAGGTCAACGAAGCCGTGGAGCTGATGAAGAACGGCCGGTG CGTCCGGGCCGTGCTGAGCGTCGCTCCTCAGTGA
- the LOC116709607 gene encoding alcohol dehydrogenase 1-like isoform X1, which translates to MDEYLQDMKVLKSSEVIRCKAAVAWEFNQPLVIEEVEVAPPQEKEIRIKIVATGVCQSDLYFLCKCLNQTMFPAVFGHEAAGVVESIGPGVTEFQPGDTVIPLFMPQCRECRLCKSPKTNLCVNGSAGRIDERSFERSRISCRGRKLLQFLGTSSFSEFTVVKEISVAKIDPAAPLDKVCLIGCAICTGYGAAVNTAKVEAGSSCAVFGLGAVGLAAVMGCRAAAASRIIAVDINPEKFEKAKVLGATDVVNPNDHSRPIQQVIQEMTGGGVDFSFECIGNVEVMRGALESCAAGWGVSVIAGWTDMQNFSAPPIQLMTGRKWTGTLFGGFKGKDGVAQMVRAYLDRKLMVDEFITHNLRLDQVNEAVELMKNGRWCDPKLRCSLHD; encoded by the exons ATGGACGAATATTTACAGGATATGAAAGTGTTGAAATCCTCAGAG GTCATCAGGTGCAAGGCAGCAGTAGCCTGGGAGTTCAACCAGCCTTTGGTGATCGAAGAGGTTGAGGTGGCACCGCCTCAGGAGAAGGAGATCCGGATCAAG ATCGTGGCAACAGGAGTGTGTCAGTCGGATCTCTACTTCCTGTGCAAATGTCTGAATCAGACGATGTTCCCGGCCGTTTTTGGCCATGAAGCAGCCGGTGTGGTGGAGAGCATCGGACCCGGGGTCACGGAGTTCCAGCCGG GAGACACAGTGATCCCGCTGTTCATGCCTCAGTGTCGGGAATGCCGCCTCTGCAAGAGTCCCAAGACCAACCTCTGCGTCAACGG GTCGGCCGGTCGAATAGATGAGCGGAGCTTTGAGCGCTCCAGGATCAGCTGCAGGGGCaggaagctgctgcagttcctgggaaccagcagcttctctgAGTTCACCGTGGTGAAGGAGATTTCTGTGGCCAAGATCGACCCGGCCGCGCCGCTGGACAAAGTCTGTCTGATCGGCTGCGCCATCTGCACCGGGTACGGAGCGGCCGTCAATACCGCCAAG GTGGAAGCGGGCTCCAGCTGCGCCGTGTTCGGTCTGGGAGCCGTGGGCCTGGCTGCGGTCATGGGCTGCAGGGCGGCGGCAGCCAGCAGGATCATCGCCGTCGACATCAACCCGGAGAAGTTTGAGAAGGCCAAGGTGTTGGGAGCCACGGATGTGGTGAACCCCAACGACCACAGCAGGCCCATCCAGCAGGTCATCCAGGAGATGACCGGCGGCGGAGTGGACTTCTCCTTCGAATGCATCGGGAATGTGGAGGTCATG CGCGGCGCCTTGGAGTCGTGCGCTGCCGGCTGGGGGGTCAGCGTGATCGCCGGCTGGACGGACATGCAGAACTTCAGCGCCCCGCCCATCCAGCTGATGACTGGACGGAAATGGACGGGAACTCTGTTTGGAG GGTTTAAAGGGAAGGACGGCGTTGCTCAGATGGTCAGAGCTTACCTGGACAGGAAGCTGATGGTGGACGAGTTCATCACCCACAACCTGAGGCTGGACCAGGTCAACGAAGCCGTGGAGCTGATGAAGAACGGCCGGTGGTGCGACCCGAAGCTCAGATGTTCCCTTCATGATTGA
- the LOC116709607 gene encoding alcohol dehydrogenase 1-like isoform X2, with the protein MDEYLQDMKVLKSSEVIRCKAAVAWEFNQPLVIEEVEVAPPQEKEIRIKIVATGVCQSDLYFLCKCLNQTMFPAVFGHEAAGVVESIGPGVTEFQPGDTVIPLFMPQCRECRLCKSPKTNLCVNGSAGRIDERSFERSRISCRGRKLLQFLGTSSFSEFTVVKEISVAKIDPAAPLDKVCLIGCAICTGYGAAVNTAKVEAGSSCAVFGLGAVGLAAVMGCRAAAASRIIAVDINPEKFEKAKVLGATDVVNPNDHSRPIQQVIQEMTGGGVDFSFECIGNVEVMRGALESCAAGWGVSVIAGWTDMQNFSAPPIQLMTGRKWTGTLFGGFKGKDGVAQMVRAYLDRKLMVDEFITHNLRLDQVNEAVELMKNGRCVRAVLSVAPQ; encoded by the exons ATGGACGAATATTTACAGGATATGAAAGTGTTGAAATCCTCAGAG GTCATCAGGTGCAAGGCAGCAGTAGCCTGGGAGTTCAACCAGCCTTTGGTGATCGAAGAGGTTGAGGTGGCACCGCCTCAGGAGAAGGAGATCCGGATCAAG ATCGTGGCAACAGGAGTGTGTCAGTCGGATCTCTACTTCCTGTGCAAATGTCTGAATCAGACGATGTTCCCGGCCGTTTTTGGCCATGAAGCAGCCGGTGTGGTGGAGAGCATCGGACCCGGGGTCACGGAGTTCCAGCCGG GAGACACAGTGATCCCGCTGTTCATGCCTCAGTGTCGGGAATGCCGCCTCTGCAAGAGTCCCAAGACCAACCTCTGCGTCAACGG GTCGGCCGGTCGAATAGATGAGCGGAGCTTTGAGCGCTCCAGGATCAGCTGCAGGGGCaggaagctgctgcagttcctgggaaccagcagcttctctgAGTTCACCGTGGTGAAGGAGATTTCTGTGGCCAAGATCGACCCGGCCGCGCCGCTGGACAAAGTCTGTCTGATCGGCTGCGCCATCTGCACCGGGTACGGAGCGGCCGTCAATACCGCCAAG GTGGAAGCGGGCTCCAGCTGCGCCGTGTTCGGTCTGGGAGCCGTGGGCCTGGCTGCGGTCATGGGCTGCAGGGCGGCGGCAGCCAGCAGGATCATCGCCGTCGACATCAACCCGGAGAAGTTTGAGAAGGCCAAGGTGTTGGGAGCCACGGATGTGGTGAACCCCAACGACCACAGCAGGCCCATCCAGCAGGTCATCCAGGAGATGACCGGCGGCGGAGTGGACTTCTCCTTCGAATGCATCGGGAATGTGGAGGTCATG CGCGGCGCCTTGGAGTCGTGCGCTGCCGGCTGGGGGGTCAGCGTGATCGCCGGCTGGACGGACATGCAGAACTTCAGCGCCCCGCCCATCCAGCTGATGACTGGACGGAAATGGACGGGAACTCTGTTTGGAG GGTTTAAAGGGAAGGACGGCGTTGCTCAGATGGTCAGAGCTTACCTGGACAGGAAGCTGATGGTGGACGAGTTCATCACCCACAACCTGAGGCTGGACCAGGTCAACGAAGCCGTGGAGCTGATGAAGAACGGCCGGTG CGTCCGGGCCGTGCTGAGCGTCGCTCCTCAGTGA
- the LOC116709611 gene encoding alcohol dehydrogenase 1-like produces the protein MSTAGKVIRCRAAVSWAPNTPAAIEEIEVAPPEAGEVRIKIVATSVCHSDLYHLLESMTADGFPTVLGHEGAGIVESVGPGVTEFQPGDKVIPLFLCQCKECRFCKSPRTNQCERAWTRIRQEIMAGVESRFTCKGKRVHQFMGTSTFSEYTVINQIAVTRIDPAAPLDKVCLLGCGICTGYGAAVNTAKVEAGSSCAVFGLGAVGLAAVMGCRAAGASRIIAVDINPDKAEKAKELGATDFLNPKDHSRPIHEVISEMTGGGVDFSLECVGNVEVMRSALESSMEAWGVSVVVGWTDMFDITIRPRHLICGRTWKGSMFGGFKAKDGVAGMVRSYLEKKVKLDEFISHNMELDQVNDAIELMKNSQCVRVVMKVSAE, from the exons ATGTCCACAGCTGGGAAG GTCATCCGGTGCAGGGCGGCGGTGTCCTGGGCGCCCAACACGCCGGCCGCCATCGAGGAAATCGAGGTGGCTCCTCCTGAGGCCGGTGAGGTCCGCATCAAG ATAGTGGCGACCTCGGTGTGCCACTCTGACCTGTACCACCTGCTGGAGAGCATGACTGCAGACGGCTTTCCCACGGTCCTGGGCCACGAGGGCGCCGGCATCGTGGAGAGTGTCGGACCGGGAGTCACAGAGTTTCAGCCCG GAGACAAGGTGATTCCTCTTTTCCTCTGCCAGTGTAAAGAATGTCGGTTCTGTAAGAGTCCGAGGACCAACCAGTGTGAGAGAGCATG GACCAGAATTCGCCAAGAAATTATGGCCGGAGTGGAATCCAGGTTCACCTGTAAGGGGAAGAGAGTCCACCAGTTCATGGGAACCAGCACCTTCTCTGAGTACACCGTCATCAACCAGATCGCTGTGACCAGGATCGACCCCGCGGCTCCTCTGGACAAGGTCTGCCTGCTGGGCTGCGGGATCTGCACCGGCTACGGAGCCGCGGTGAACACCGCCAAG GTGGAAGCGGGCTCCAGCTGCGCCGTGTTCGGTCTGGGAGCCGTGGGCCTGGCTGCGGTCATGGGCTGCAGGGCGGCGGGAGCCAGCAGGATCATCGCCGTCGACATCAACCCGGACAAAGCGGAGAAGGCCAAAGAGTTGGGCGCCACCGACTTCCTGAACCCAAAGGACCACAGCCGGCCCATCCATGAGGTCATCTCTGAGATGACCGGAGGAGGGGTGGACTTCTCCCTGGAGTGCGTGGGGAACGTGGAGGTCATG CGCAGCGCCTTGGAGTCCAGCATGGAGGCCTGGGGGGTCAGCGTGGTGGTCGGCTGGACCGACATGTTCGACATCACCATCCGACCGCGCCACCTGATCTGCGGGCGGACCTGGAAGGGCTCCATGTTTGGAG GGTTTAAAGCTAAGGACGGCGTGGCGGGGATGGTGAGATCCTACCTGGAGAAGAAGGTGAAGCTGGACGAGTTCATCAGCCACAACATGGAGCTGGACCAGGTCAACGACGCCATAGAGCTGATGAAGAACTCCCAATG CGTCCGGGTCGTCATGAAGGTTTCTGCCGAGTAG
- the LOC116709613 gene encoding methionine aminopeptidase 1, with translation MFQGSWTSHKLLHKKAKEDKHQTEAKNCVEKDTNTDPWLGYRYTGKLRPHYPLTPMRPVPGDIQRPDYADHPRGMSESEQFLKGTSQIKILSPEDIEGMRVVCKLAREVLDIAAMMVKPGVTTEEIDHAVHLACVARKCYPSPLNYYNFPKSCCTSVNEVICHGIPDRRALQDGDILNVDITVYHNGFHGDLNETFFVGEVEEGAKRLVQTTYECLMQAIDSVKPGVRYRELGNIIQKHAQANGFSVVRSYCGHGIHRLFHTAPNVPHYAKNKAVGVMKPGHVFTIEPMICEGGWQDETWPDGWTAVTRDGKRSAQFEHTLLVTETGCEVLTRRLEDNGRAHFLAQM, from the exons aTGTTTCAAGGGAGCTGGACGTCTCACAAGCTGCTCCACAAAAAAGCAA aggaagacaagcaccagactgaagctAAGAACTGCGTGGAGAAGGACACCAACACAGATCCCTGGCTGGGATACCGCTACACAGGCAAACTACGGCCACACTACCCACTG ACCCCCATGCGACCGGTTCCTGGTGACATCCAAAGACCCGACTATGCGGATCATCCCAGAG GGATGTCCGAGTCCGAACAGTTCCTGAAGGGGACGTCTCAGATCAAGATCCTGTCTCCTGAGGACATCGAAGGCATGAGGGTGGTGTGCAAG CTGGCGCGGGAAGTCCTGGACATCGCCGCCATGATGGTGAAGCCGGGCGTCACGACGGAGGAGATCGACCACGCCGTTCATCTG GCCTGCGTGGCGAGGAAGTGCTACCCGTCTCCTCTCAACTACTACAACTTCCCCAAGTCCTGCTGCACGTCTGTCAACGAGGTGATCTGCCACGGCATCCCGGACCGGAGAGCTCTGCAGGACGGAGACATCCTGAACG TGGACATCACTGTCTACCATAACGGTTTCCATGGCGACCTGAATGAGACCTTCTTCGTGGGCGAGGTGGAGGAAGGAGCCAAGAGGCTGGTGCAGACGACGTACGAATGCCTGATGCAAGCCATCGACTCGG TGAAGCCCGGGGTGCGCTACCGGGAGCTGGGGAACATCATCCAGAAGCACGCTCAGGCCAACGGCTTCTCCGTGGTGCGCAGCTACTGCGGCCACGGCATCCACCGGCTTTTCCACACGGCGCCCAACGTCCCACATTACGCCA aaaacaAAGCGGTTGGGGTCATGAAGCCGGGTCATGTGTTCACCATCGAGCCAATGATCTGCGAGG gcgGCTGGCAGGACGAGACGTGGCCCGACGGCTGGACGGCAGTGACCCGGGACGGGAAGCGGTCGGCCCAGTTCGAACACACCCTGCTGGTGACGGAGACGGGCTGCGAGGTTCTGACGCGCCGCCTGGAGGACAACGGCCGGGCTCACTTCCTGGCCCAGATGTAG
- the LOC116709608 gene encoding LOW QUALITY PROTEIN: alcohol dehydrogenase 1-like (The sequence of the model RefSeq protein was modified relative to this genomic sequence to represent the inferred CDS: inserted 2 bases in 1 codon): protein MDEYLQDMKVLKSSEVIRCKAAVAWEFNQPLVIEEVEVXPPQEKEIRIKIVATGVCQSDLYFLCKCLNQTMFPAVFGHEAAGVVESIGPGVTEFQPGDTVIPLFMPQCRECRLCKSPKTNLCVNGSAGRIDERSFERSRISCRGRKLLQFLGTSSFSEFTVVKEISVAKIDPAAPLDKVCLIGCAICTGYGAAVNTAKVEAGSSCAVFGLGAVGLAAVMGCRAAAASRIIAVDINPEKFEKAKVLGATDVVNPNDHSRPIQQVIQEMTGGGVDFSFECIGNVEVMRGALESCAAGWGVSVIAGWTDMQNFSAPPIQLMTGRKWTGTLFGGFKGKDGVAQMVRAYLDRKLMVDEFITHNLRLDQVNEAVELMKNGRCVRAVLSVAPQ from the exons ATGGACGAATATTTACAGGATATGAAAGTGTTGAAATCCTCAGAG GTCATCAGGTGCAAGGCAGCAGTAGCCTGGGAGTTCAACCAGCCTTTGGTGATCGAAGAGGTTGAGGT GCCGCCTCAGGAGAAGGAGATCCGGATCAAG ATCGTGGCAACAGGAGTGTGTCAGTCGGATCTCTACTTCCTGTGCAAATGTCTGAATCAGACGATGTTCCCGGCCGTTTTTGGCCATGAAGCAGCCGGTGTGGTGGAGAGCATCGGACCCGGGGTCACGGAGTTCCAGCCGG GAGACACAGTGATCCCGCTGTTCATGCCTCAGTGTCGGGAATGCCGCCTCTGCAAGAGTCCCAAGACCAACCTCTGCGTCAACGG GTCGGCCGGTCGAATAGATGAGCGGAGCTTTGAGCGCTCCAGGAT CAGCTGCAGGGGCaggaagctgctgcagttcctgggaaccagcagcttctctgAGTTCACCGTGGTGAAGGAGATTTCTGTGGCCAAGATCGACCCGGCCGCGCCGCTGGACAAAGTCTGTCTGATCGGCTGCGCCATCTGCACCGGGTACGGAGCGGCCGTCAATACCGCCAAG GTGGAAGCGGGCTCCAGCTGCGCCGTGTTCGGTCTGGGAGCCGTGGGCCTGGCTGCGGTCATGGGCTGCAGGGCGGCGGCAGCCAGCAGGATCATCGCCGTCGACATCAACCCGGAGAAGTTTGAGAAGGCCAAGGTGTTGGGAGCCACGGATGTGGTGAACCCCAACGACCACAGCAGGCCCATCCAGCAGGTCATCCAGGAGATGACCGGCGGCGGAGTGGACTTCTCCTTCGAATGCATCGGGAATGTGGAGGTCATG CGCGGCGCCTTGGAGTCGTGCGCTGCCGGCTGGGGGGTCAGCGTGATCGCCGGCTGGACGGACATGCAGAACTTCAGCGCCCCGCCCATCCAGCTGATGACTGGACGGAAATGGACGGGAACTCTGTTTGGAG GGTTTAAAGGGAAGGACGGCGTTGCTCAGATGGTCAGAGCTTACCTGGACAGGAAGCTGATGGTGGACGAGTTCATCACCCACAACCTGAGGCTGGACCAGGTCAACGAAGCCGTGGAGCTGATGAAGAACGGCCGGTG CGTCCGGGCCGTGCTGAGCGTCGCTCCTCAGTGA
- the LOC116709609 gene encoding alcohol dehydrogenase 1-like — MSTAGKVIRCRAAVSWAPNTPAAIEEIEVAPPEAGEVRIKIVATSVCHSDLYHLLESMTADGFPTVLGHEGAGIVESVGPGVTEFQPGDKVIPLFLCQCKECRFCKSPRTNQCERAWTRIRQEIMAGVESRFTCKGKRVHQFMGTSTFSEYTVINQIAVTRIDPAAPLDKVCLLGCGICTGYGAAVNTAKVEAGSSCAVFGLGAVGLAAVMGCRAAGASRIIAVDINPDKAEKAKELGATDFLNPKDHSRPIHEVISEMTGGGVDFSLECVGNVEVMRSALESSMEAWGVSVVVGWTDMFDITIRPRHLICGRTWKGSMFGGFKAKDGVAGMVRSYLEKKVKLDEFISHNMELDQVNDAIELMKNSQCVRVVMKVSAE, encoded by the exons ATGTCCACAGCTGGGAAG GTCATCCGGTGCAGGGCGGCGGTGTCCTGGGCGCCCAACACGCCGGCCGCCATCGAGGAGATCGAGGTGGCTCCTCCTGAGGCCGGTGAGGTCCGCATCAAG ATAGTGGCGACCTCGGTGTGCCACTCTGACCTGTACCACCTGCTGGAGAGCATGACTGCAGACGGCTTTCCCACGGTCCTGGGCCACGAGGGCGCCGGCATCGTGGAGAGTGTCGGACCGGGAGTCACAGAGTTTCAGCCCG GAGACAAGGTGATTCCTCTTTTCCTCTGCCAGTGTAAAGAATGTCGGTTCTGTAAGAGTCCGAGGACCAACCAGTGTGAGAGAGCATG GACCAGAATTCGCCAAGAAATTATGGCCGGAGTGGAATCCAGGTTCACCTGTAAGGGGAAGAGAGTCCACCAGTTCATGGGAACCAGCACCTTCTCTGAGTACACCGTCATCAACCAGATCGCTGTGACCAGGATCGACCCCGCGGCTCCTCTGGACAAGGTCTGCCTGCTGGGCTGCGGGATCTGCACCGGCTACGGAGCCGCGGTGAACACCGCCAAG GTGGAAGCGGGCTCCAGCTGCGCCGTGTTCGGTCTGGGAGCCGTGGGCCTGGCTGCGGTCATGGGCTGCAGGGCGGCGGGAGCCAGCAGGATCATCGCCGTCGACATCAACCCGGACAAAGCGGAGAAGGCCAAAGAGTTGGGCGCCACCGACTTCCTGAACCCAAAGGACCACAGCCGGCCCATCCATGAGGTCATCTCTGAGATGACCGGAGGAGGGGTGGACTTCTCCCTGGAGTGCGTGGGGAACGTGGAGGTCATG CGCAGCGCCTTGGAGTCCAGCATGGAGGCCTGGGGGGTCAGCGTGGTGGTCGGCTGGACCGACATGTTCGACATCACCATCCGACCGCGCCACCTGATCTGCGGGCGGACCTGGAAGGGCTCCATGTTTGGAG GGTTTAAAGCTAAGGACGGCGTGGCGGGGATGGTGAGATCCTACCTGGAGAAGAAGGTGAAGCTGGACGAGTTCATCAGCCACAACATGGAGCTGGACCAGGTCAACGACGCCATAGAGCTGATGAAGAACTCCCAATG CGTCCGGGTCGTCATGAAGGTTTCTGCCGAGTAG
- the metap1 gene encoding methionine aminopeptidase 1: MASTEARRECETEGCSRDAKLQCPTCIKLGIQGSYFCSQECFKGSWTSHKLLHKKAKEDKHQTEAKNCVEKDTNTDPWLGYRYTGKLRPHYPLTPMRPVPGDIQRPDYADHPRGMSESEQFLKGTSQIKILSPEDIEGMRVVCKLAREVLDIAAMMVKPGVTTEEIDHAVHLACVARKCYPSPLNYYNFPKSCCTSVNEVICHGIPDRRALQDGDILNVDITVYHNGFHGDLNETFFVGEVEEGAKRLVQTTYECLMQAIDSVKPGVRYRELGNIIQKHAQANGFSVVRSYCGHGIHRLFHTAPNVPHYAKNKAVGVMKPGHVFTIEPMICEGGWQDETWPDGWTAVTRDGKRSAQFEHTLLVTETGCEVLTRRLEDNGRAHFLAQM, encoded by the exons gaaTGTTTCAAGGGGAGCTGGACGTCTCACAAGCTGCTCCACAAAAAAGCAA aggaagacaagcaccagactgaagctAAGAACTGCGTGGAGAAGGACACCAACACAGATCCCTGGCTGGGATACCGCTACACAGGCAAACTACGGCCACACTACCCACTG ACCCCCATGCGACCGGTTCCTGGTGACATCCAAAGACCCGACTATGCGGATCATCCCAGAG GGATGTCCGAGTCCGAACAGTTCCTGAAGGGGACGTCTCAGATCAAGATCCTGTCTCCTGAGGACATCGAAGGCATGAGGGTGGTGTGCAAG CTGGCGCGGGAAGTCCTGGACATCGCCGCCATGATGGTGAAGCCGGGCGTCACGACGGAGGAGATCGACCACGCCGTTCATCTG GCCTGCGTGGCGAGGAAGTGCTACCCGTCTCCTCTCAACTACTACAACTTCCCCAAGTCCTGCTGCACGTCTGTCAACGAGGTGATCTGCCACGGCATCCCGGACCGGAGAGCTCTGCAGGACGGAGACATCCTGAACG TGGACATCACTGTCTACCATAACGGTTTCCATGGCGACCTGAATGAGACCTTCTTCGTGGGCGAGGTGGAGGAAGGAGCCAAGAGGCTGGTGCAGACGACGTACGAATGCCTGATGCAAGCCATCGACTCGG TGAAGCCCGGGGTGCGCTACCGGGAGCTGGGGAACATCATCCAGAAGCACGCTCAGGCCAACGGCTTCTCCGTGGTGCGCAGCTACTGCGGCCACGGCATCCACCGGCTTTTCCACACGGCGCCCAACGTCCCACATTACGCCA aaaacaAAGCGGTTGGGGTCATGAAGCCGGGTCATGTGTTCACCATCGAGCCAATGATCTGCGAGG gcgGCTGGCAGGACGAGACGTGGCCCGACGGCTGGACGGCAGTGACCCGGGACGGGAAGCGGTCGGCCCAGTTCGAACACACCCTGCTGGTGACGGAGACGGGCTGCGAGGTTCTGACGCGCCGCCTGGAGGACAACGGCCGGGCTCACTTCCTGGCCCAGATGTAG